In one Shinella zoogloeoides genomic region, the following are encoded:
- the dgcA gene encoding N-acetyl-D-Glu racemase DgcA, with the protein MLRTLLAAAESFPIAGAFTISRGAKTTAEVVTCTIGASGLSGRGECVPYARYGESVPGVLAAIEAMRGAIEDGIGREDLARRMPAGAARNAIDCALWDLEAKLSGVPTWQVIDRTAPQKLVTAYTLSLGEPDAMQRQAAEHAWRPLLKVKVGTADDAARIRAVRAGAPESAIILDANEGWTPENLAHHFSLCAEARIALIEQPLPANNDSALRDIARPVPVCADESVHRTQDVAGLADRYDAINIKLDKAGGLTEALALREAARGHGLKIMVGCMVGTSLGMAPAVLLAQGADFVDLDGPLLLARDREPGLHYEGSSVYPPEATLWG; encoded by the coding sequence ATGCTCCGCACCCTCCTTGCCGCCGCCGAAAGCTTCCCGATCGCCGGGGCCTTCACCATTTCGCGCGGCGCGAAGACGACGGCGGAGGTGGTGACCTGCACCATAGGCGCTTCCGGCCTGTCCGGCCGCGGCGAATGCGTGCCCTATGCGCGCTACGGCGAATCGGTCCCCGGCGTGCTCGCCGCCATCGAGGCGATGCGCGGCGCGATCGAGGATGGCATCGGCCGGGAGGACCTTGCCCGCCGGATGCCGGCCGGCGCCGCCCGCAACGCCATCGACTGCGCGCTCTGGGACCTCGAGGCGAAACTGTCCGGCGTGCCCACCTGGCAGGTCATCGACCGCACCGCCCCGCAAAAGCTCGTCACCGCCTACACGCTCTCGCTCGGCGAGCCGGACGCCATGCAGCGCCAGGCGGCCGAACATGCCTGGCGGCCTCTGCTGAAGGTCAAGGTGGGCACGGCGGACGATGCCGCCCGCATCCGCGCCGTGCGCGCCGGCGCACCCGAAAGCGCCATCATCCTCGACGCCAACGAGGGCTGGACGCCGGAAAATCTCGCTCATCACTTTTCGCTCTGCGCCGAGGCGCGCATCGCCCTCATCGAGCAGCCGCTTCCTGCGAATAACGATTCGGCGCTGCGCGATATCGCGCGTCCCGTCCCCGTCTGCGCCGACGAGAGCGTGCACCGCACGCAGGACGTCGCCGGCCTCGCCGACCGCTACGACGCGATCAACATCAAGCTCGACAAGGCCGGCGGGCTGACGGAAGCGCTGGCGCTGCGCGAGGCGGCGCGCGGACACGGCCTGAAGATCATGGTCGGCTGTATGGTCGGCACCTCGCTCGGCATGGCGCCGGCCGTGCTCCTGGCGCAGGGCGCCGACTTCGTCGATCTCGACGGCCCGCTGCTGCTTGCCCGCGACCGGGAGCCGGGCCTTCACTACGAAGGCTCCAGCGTCTACCCGCCCGAAGCCACGCTCTGGGGCTGA
- a CDS encoding MFS transporter, with protein sequence MTAPSVTAGAPPFFAARIALVFCAPMMVNGIALPFFPVWLETLSMSDFQIGIVLAVPMFVRVFSAPVAGLIADRIGERSIVLLWSGTLSLATALALFATGSFWPVLLLYTLQGAVYSPYVPITEAIALSGVRRWNFDYGRMRLWGSLAFILSTMTGGWLAGFYGGAMVLPAMAVAFVLTVLGAFIAPKIGKPRRPSPITAIASVSGTSTLRQRDVQFMLVGASLISASHAMYYAFSAIHWQKLGFTGTDVGLLWSAGVLAEVILFIFAVQLRRRFNLWSMMIFGGTVAVGRWILFPMEMGFAGYFVLQCLHAFTFAIVHISVQSRLVERVAEEQEAAAQGLYFFYTGIFTALATFVSGYTYSWYGVQGFHLMSLVAATGLVCIVAGRLVAPRAGTQPQSVASGG encoded by the coding sequence ATGACCGCCCCTTCCGTGACCGCCGGCGCGCCGCCGTTTTTCGCCGCGCGCATCGCTCTCGTCTTCTGCGCGCCGATGATGGTCAACGGCATCGCGCTGCCGTTCTTCCCGGTCTGGCTGGAAACGCTTTCGATGAGCGATTTCCAGATCGGTATCGTCCTCGCGGTTCCGATGTTCGTGCGCGTCTTCTCGGCGCCGGTCGCTGGGCTGATCGCCGACCGGATCGGCGAACGGTCGATCGTGCTGCTCTGGTCGGGCACGCTGTCGCTCGCGACGGCGCTGGCGCTGTTCGCCACCGGCTCCTTCTGGCCGGTCCTTCTGCTCTATACGCTGCAAGGGGCGGTCTATTCGCCCTATGTGCCGATTACCGAGGCGATCGCGCTGTCTGGCGTGCGCCGCTGGAATTTCGATTACGGCAGGATGCGGCTGTGGGGATCGCTCGCCTTCATCCTCTCGACGATGACCGGCGGCTGGCTGGCCGGGTTCTATGGCGGGGCGATGGTGCTGCCGGCCATGGCGGTGGCCTTCGTGCTGACGGTGCTCGGCGCGTTCATCGCGCCGAAGATCGGCAAGCCGCGCCGGCCTTCGCCGATCACCGCGATCGCCAGCGTTTCCGGCACGAGCACGCTGCGGCAACGGGACGTGCAGTTCATGCTGGTCGGCGCTTCCCTCATCAGCGCCAGCCATGCCATGTACTATGCCTTTTCGGCGATCCACTGGCAGAAGCTGGGTTTCACCGGCACGGATGTCGGTCTTCTCTGGAGCGCCGGCGTTCTTGCCGAGGTCATCCTGTTCATCTTCGCCGTCCAGCTCCGACGCCGCTTCAATCTCTGGTCCATGATGATCTTCGGCGGCACGGTGGCGGTGGGCCGTTGGATCCTGTTTCCGATGGAGATGGGGTTTGCCGGCTACTTCGTGCTGCAATGCCTGCACGCCTTCACCTTCGCCATCGTCCATATCAGCGTGCAGAGCCGCCTCGTGGAGCGCGTCGCGGAGGAGCAGGAGGCCGCGGCGCAGGGGCTCTACTTCTTCTACACCGGCATCTTCACGGCACTCGCCACCTTCGTCTCCGGCTATACCTATAGCTGGTATGGTGTCCAGGGCTTCCACCTGATGTCGCTCGTCGCCGCGACGGGGCTGGTCTGTATCGTCGCCGGGCGGCTGGTCGCGCCGCGCGCCGGCACTCAGCCCCAGAGCGTGGCTTCGGGCGGGTAG